The nucleotide sequence ACCGGCCGCGCCGGGAGTTTCGATAAACTGCGGAGCTACGGCGGGTTATCGGGATACCCCAACCCGAAGGAAAGCCCCTACGATACGGTGCACGCCGGGCATAGTTCGACATCCCTCTCGATAGCGTCGGGGATAGCCCGCGCGAAACAACTGAGCGGCGGGAAGTCGCATACCATCGCGGTAATCGGCGACGGTTCGTTCACCGGCGGCCTCGTATTCGAGGCGCTGAACACCATCTCGCACCAGAATCTCCCGGTAATCACGCTCCTCAACGATAACGGTATGACGATCTCGGAAAGCGTGGGAGGCATCACCCGATACTTCAACAAGCTCCGCACATCGGAGAGCTATCTCCGCTTCAAGCGGAAGGTGGAGTTCGGTGTGGCGAAGATGCCGGGTATCGGCGGCGCGATCCGCCGTTTCCTGTTCAGGACTAAAGAATTTATCAAAAACATCTTCGTCCCCGAAAACCTTTTCCGCGATATGGGGATGCTCTATTACGGCCCGTTCGACGGCCACAACCTGAAAGAACTTATCGGGGTGTTCACCTCGATCAAACATACGGTCGACCGCCCGGTCATCCTGCATATCAAGACGCAGAAGGGGCGCGGCTTCGAGCCGTCGGAGAGCGACCCCGGTAAATTCCACGGGATTGCCGGGATATCGGTCAACGGCGACGGCAGTATCCCGTTACCGGAGAACGGCAAGAGCTTCTCGGCGGTATTCGGCGAGACGGCGCTCGAGCTAGCGGACAAGGATCCGTCGATACATGTCATTACCGCGGCGATGACCACCGGGACGGGGTTGTCCGAATTTGCGAAGAAGTACCCCGGACGGCATACCGACGTGGGTATCGCGGAACAGCACGCGGTGGATTACGCGATGGGGATGTCGATCAAGGGGCTGAAGCCCGTGGTCGCGATCTATTCGACGTTTCTCCAGCGCGCGTACGACCAACTGGTGCACGATATCGGCATCGGGCGGAGTAAGGTATTATTCTGTATCGACAGGGCGGGGCTGGTGCCGGGGGACGGCGAGACCCATCAGGGGATATTCGATATCGCGTACCTGCGGATGATACCGAATTTCCGGGTGATGCTTCCCGCGACCGGAAAGGAACTGCGGATGATGATGGAGTACGCGCTGGACAAATGGGACGGCCCGTTTTCGATCCGTTACCCCAAGGACGCGGCGAACGAAATCGCGGGATACCGCCCCGAGGATTTCCCTATTATCGAGGGTGAGCCGGTGACGGTGCATGCGGGAAAAGACGTTCTGGTAATTTCCACCGGGACGATGCTCCGGGATACGCTGAAGGCGGCAAAAATATTGGAAAAGGATGATAATATATCGGCGGAAATTGTTAATTTACGCTTTGCAAAGCCGATAAATAAAAATAAGGTGCGAGATTTCGCGGCCGGGAAACGGCCTATACTCATTATCGAGGAAGGGGTCGCAAACGGCGGGGTATCCGAACATCTCGCATACGAGATACGGGAACAGAACCCGAAGAAGGAAGTCGGCATTTTGGCTATCCCCGACGAGTTTCCCGCGATTGGAACCAGAGAGAAATTATTACAGCATTATGGATTGACATACGGAAAAATTGCTGATACAATTAGAAGTTTACTAAAGAAAGTTTTTTGAGGTCCGAGGGAGAGGTGTGTGAGACAACCAAACACCGGTAAAGACAGCAAGCGCCTGAACTACAAGCGACAATTCGTGAAACGCGACCGCGCGGTAAAAATCCTCAAGGAATTGAGCGAATTCCTGAAGATTTTAGACATGCGCGAGAGCAATATTCTGCACACGATGATCGTCCGTTTCGCGATCGAATCGGTCGAAGCCTCGCTCGGCTCGCTGCTGGTCTACGATAATGAGCGCAACGTCCTGCGCTACCAGGACACCTACCGTTATGAAAACAACAAAATTATCCTCGAGAACTACGGCGAGCTCCTCCATGATATATTTATCCGTCCGGGCGAAGGCATAGTCGGGGAGTCCTATATCAAGGCGATTTCTATTCTGGTGGACGATATGTCCCAGAAGGATTATGAGAAGCCCCTCATCAGCGACATTGTCAAGGTGGAAATCAAGTCGGTGATCGCGATGCCGCTTCAGGTGGACAACGAGGTCGTGTCGGTGCTTGAAATCGCGAATACGTCCGATAAGGAAGCGTTCACGATGGACGATGTGGAAATCATCACGATTATCGCGAACTTCGCGTCAACCATCCTCGACAACGCCCGCTTATTCAGTTGGGCTATCCATGACAGCCTCACGAACCTGTATAACAACCATTATTTCTATAAGGAACTGTCCGATGAAGTCGAACGCAGCAGGCGTTACGGGCGGGTGTTCTCGCTGGTCTTTTTCGATGTGGACGACTTCAAGCATATCAACGACGGATACGGGCATAGCGCGGGCGACAAGGCGCTCCAGCTCCTCGCGGAGTGCATCAATAAGACCATCCGCAAAGAAGTGGATATCGCGGCTCGTTACGGCGGCGACGAATTTGTGATCGTGCTCCCGAACACCGCCGCGCCCGAGGCGTTCAAGGTATCCGCGCGCTTGGCGACGCTGGTGAAGAACAGTTCGGTGGTGTCCTCGGACGGACGCGAGTTGAAGATTTCCCTGTCGATGGGTATCGCCGAATTCCCGAAGGACGGCGAGGAAGTATATATCCTGTTCAACAACGCGGACGAGTCTTTATATTCGTCGAAAGGCGCCGGTAAGGACGCGATCTGTATCTACGGCGAGAAGCCGAGGAAGCCCGACGGTACCCGCGCGGTGCCGAAAACCCCCGCCAAGACAAGATAATTATCATCTGAAAACCTCGATACTGCGGCTCGATACACCCCGCGAGAACGCGGGGCACTCGCCGTCCGAAATAATACGGGCATCGAGTAGCTCCGAACGAAGTGAGGAGCTTATCGAGATGGCGAACAGCGTATTGAGGCGATGTACATCGAGATAAAGTTATTTCTTAAAATCCTTTTTAGCTTTAGGTATTAGCTTTTCCAAATCTCCATCAATCATCGCTTCTTTTTTCGTATGACTCCAATTCTGGACTTGCTTCTCACGATGAAACGCATCCTCAATTCGGGTGTAATCCTCGAAGTATACTAATTTTACGGGCAACCGTTTCAAGGTGTAATTTGCACCCTCGCCTGCGTTATGTTCGGATAGACGTTTCTCCAAGTTCCACGTGCTTCCGGTATAGAAGGCGCCGTCGTTACATTGAAGGATATACATGTATGGCATGGCTTCTCCGATGGAAACCTCGGTACATCCCGCGCAGGCGCGGGGCACTCGCCGTCCGAAATAGTTCGGGCATCGAGCCTGCCTGACGCGTAGCGGGAGGTAGCTCCGAGCATTGCGAGGGGCATACCGAGATGTCGAACAACGTATCGAGGCGCTTATCGGGATGCCCCGGTATTATATTTTTGCCTATTGTCTATTCTTCACCCGGGCAATATACTTATTTATTCAAATTATCAGGAAATCGGGATGAGACTATGCACCAGACTTGCGCTCTTTTACTTTACATACTACAATATTTCAAACGACAGGAGAAGGGGAAATGCCTGTAATCAGAAAAAATCTTATCACCAACGACTGGGTGATCTTTTCGCCCGGGCGTTCCAAACGTCCCACGGATTTCCACAAGACGGAGAAGGACAATCTCGACGCGCTCCGGGAACGTCCCGCGTACCGCGATAATTGCCCGTTCTGCCGGGGTAACGAGAAACCCGAGGACAGCGAGATATTCCGTATGCCGAACAGGAAGATGTGGCAGATACGGGTGCTCGAGAACAAGTTCGCGAGCCTCGACCGGAATGTCCGCCCGGAGAAGCGCCATATCCACCTTCGGAAGGAGATGGACGGCTTCGGTATCCATGACGTGATTATCGACAACCCGCGTCACAACACCAACCATGCGCTGATGGGGCGGGACGAGATGGAAGCCCTGATGCGCGCGTATCTTCGCCGGTACGGGGAAATCCAGGCCAACGACGACGTCAAGCATATCGTTATCTTCAAGAACCAGGGCATCGCGGCGGGCGGGTCGCTCGAGCATCCCCATTCGCAGATATACGGACTCCCGGTGATGCCGTTCGAGACCCAGACCCGTGTCAACGAGGTCAAGAAGTACCACGAATTCAACGATTCCTGCCTGATGTGCGACCTGCTGAACGAGGAGATGAACGACCGGATACGGATTGTCGCCGAGAACGAGCATTTTGTCGCGCTTTCCCCGTATGCCGCGTTATCGCCCTATCATATCTGGATCGTCCCGAAGGACCATAACCCGTCGTTCTCGCTGATCGAGGAAAAAAATATCCCGTGGCTCGCGGATATGATGAAGACGGTGTTCTATAAGTTCTTCTACGGCCTGCGGAACCCCGATTATAACTATGTTATCCAGAGCCTGGCGCGTTCGAAACGCGAGGCCGAGTACTTCCATTGGTATGTCAGTATTATCCCGCAGGTGAAGCGCAAGGGCGGTATCGAGTACGCGGGCGGGCTGTTCGTTAACCCCAAGATGCCGGAGGACGCCGCCGAGGAGCTGCGGAATATCCCCGACGGGCAGCAGTTCGATTTTACGACCCTGGAGGAAGACCTGACTGGGGGATAGAGCGCACGATGGAATTTTTATCGAGAGTATAAATGACCTTGAAAACGTTCACCACCGCTTTCTCGAAGTATGTGAACCTCGACGAACTGGTCTACGACATCACACTTCTCTTACTGGTCTTGTTCCTGCGCGGGATGATCGTCCCGCCGGGGAAGACCTTGATCGACGTGCTGAACCCTTATACCGGCACCGCGCTTCTGTTGGGCATCTTTTTCTCCGTCGCGTATTATGTCGGGTTTCTTCAATCGCGGTACACCGAGGCGTTGGAAGCACACCCCGTGGCGCTTGACCGGGTAATCAGGGTGTCGATGATTACTCTGTTCGTGATGATTATCACGGTTACGATTATTTTCTTCAGGATGTTTCCCGGCGCGGATAACGCGTTATCGATGGCGTGCGTGTTCGGGGGATTCTGCATGGTTGCCAGCGGAATCATATGGAGCTCCGCGAAAAAGGAAAAAGACGGGTGTATGATGTCCATCAGCGTATTCATCGTATCATTGATTATCATACATTTTTTCATCAGCTTTATAAATTGCGAGGATAATCCCCCCAGTATCCTGAGGGCGCTGGGGATATTCGCGGCGGGCGCGGTCGTGCTCAGCCTCCTGTTTGTGCTGAATGTGCATATTTCGGACAAACTCTTCGGCGGAAAGAATAAGACCGGGAATGTCGTCATCGCGGTGTTATTTAATGTGATTATCCCGTTAATGACGGCGATAATGGTCGGGTTCTGGCAGGAGATCGCCGCGGCCGGGGTAATCGGGGTTCTCCATAACGGGGAGCTGATTAACTATATTATGGCGGGGGTTCTGCTATTGACGGTCGTTATCGTCAGGGTACTCATGGCGCTCGCGCCGCCGTACCGGATCATCAATACCGGGATCGGGATTGCGTCGTTCACGGTATATATTGTTATGCTGATTATAAATATCAGTTCTTCGATCGGGGCGGCGCAATGACATGGAAAACGTTTACGGCGGCCTTCGCGAAATATGTGAATCTCGACGAACTGGTCTACGATATCTCCCTTCTCGTACTGGCGCTTTTCCTGCGCGGGATGTTCGTGCCTCCGGGCAAAACGGTGGTGGACGTCCTGACCCCGTTAACCGCCGCCCTGCTTCTGATAGTCATCTTTTTTTCCGTCGCGTATCTGGTGGGTTTCCTCCAATTAAAGTACGCCGAGTCATTGAAAGACCGCCCGGAAAGGCTGGAGACCGTGAAGGGGATTTCGGTGGTCACCCTGATCGGGATGATTATCACGCTGACGATAGTTTTCGTCAGGAGTTTTCCCGGCGCGGATCCGGTTCTATGGATGGCGTGCATTTTCGGCGGGATTGGAATGGCGATTAGCGGATTGTCGATCAGCATCCAATGGCGTGAAAAAGAGGGGTGCTCCGTATCGATATTCATTTTTTTACTATCGTCGCTGATCTTGTACCTATTCCTCACGTTTTTAGGGGCCGAGATGAGCGGGAACGAGGTGGTCGCATCGAGCGCGGAACCCGCGCTTGCGAGATTCGGGATAGCGGTCGTCATATTCTTCGTGTTGTTTATAGTGGAAGATATTATTTCGGCGAAGCTGTTCGACGGGAAGAACCGGGCGGGGATTGTTATAAAGGCGATTATTTTTAACGCCGTCATTCCGCTCTTGGCGGCGCTGATGATGGGGTTCTGGCAGGAGATCGCCGCCGTGGGAATGGCGGGAGTATTTCAGAAGGGCGACGCGCTCGGCTTTATTCTGGCGGGTGTGTTGTTTTTAACCATACTCGGTGTACGGGTGCTGATGGCGCTTGCGCCGCCGTACCGGATCATCAATACCGGGATCGGGATTGCGTCGTTCATAGTGTATATAGTGATGCTGGTAATAAATATCGGTTCGACGGCGGGGGTGGGGCAATGACATGGAAAACGTTTACGGCGGCTTTCGCGAAATATGTGAATCTCGACGAACTGGTCTACGATATGACGCTCGTGCTTCTGGCGGTATTTTTCAGGGGGCTAATTATCCCGCAGGGGAAAACCGTGCTCGAAATCCTGAACCCGGTGTCGGCGATTGTTATCACAGGACTGATCTACCTGTTTGTATCCGTTCTCCTCGGTTCCCTCTACCGGCGTTTCAAC is from Brevinematales bacterium and encodes:
- a CDS encoding 1-deoxy-D-xylulose-5-phosphate synthase; translation: MLMEEVQSPQDLKKLSLEQLTTLCGEIRAFLIDSVQRTGGHLSPNLGVVEITVALHYVFDTPGDDIIWDVGHQCYVHKILTGRAGSFDKLRSYGGLSGYPNPKESPYDTVHAGHSSTSLSIASGIARAKQLSGGKSHTIAVIGDGSFTGGLVFEALNTISHQNLPVITLLNDNGMTISESVGGITRYFNKLRTSESYLRFKRKVEFGVAKMPGIGGAIRRFLFRTKEFIKNIFVPENLFRDMGMLYYGPFDGHNLKELIGVFTSIKHTVDRPVILHIKTQKGRGFEPSESDPGKFHGIAGISVNGDGSIPLPENGKSFSAVFGETALELADKDPSIHVITAAMTTGTGLSEFAKKYPGRHTDVGIAEQHAVDYAMGMSIKGLKPVVAIYSTFLQRAYDQLVHDIGIGRSKVLFCIDRAGLVPGDGETHQGIFDIAYLRMIPNFRVMLPATGKELRMMMEYALDKWDGPFSIRYPKDAANEIAGYRPEDFPIIEGEPVTVHAGKDVLVISTGTMLRDTLKAAKILEKDDNISAEIVNLRFAKPINKNKVRDFAAGKRPILIIEEGVANGGVSEHLAYEIREQNPKKEVGILAIPDEFPAIGTREKLLQHYGLTYGKIADTIRSLLKKVF
- a CDS encoding GGDEF domain-containing protein, whose product is MRQPNTGKDSKRLNYKRQFVKRDRAVKILKELSEFLKILDMRESNILHTMIVRFAIESVEASLGSLLVYDNERNVLRYQDTYRYENNKIILENYGELLHDIFIRPGEGIVGESYIKAISILVDDMSQKDYEKPLISDIVKVEIKSVIAMPLQVDNEVVSVLEIANTSDKEAFTMDDVEIITIIANFASTILDNARLFSWAIHDSLTNLYNNHYFYKELSDEVERSRRYGRVFSLVFFDVDDFKHINDGYGHSAGDKALQLLAECINKTIRKEVDIAARYGGDEFVIVLPNTAAPEAFKVSARLATLVKNSSVVSSDGRELKISLSMGIAEFPKDGEEVYILFNNADESLYSSKGAGKDAICIYGEKPRKPDGTRAVPKTPAKTR
- a CDS encoding GIY-YIG nuclease family protein: MPYMYILQCNDGAFYTGSTWNLEKRLSEHNAGEGANYTLKRLPVKLVYFEDYTRIEDAFHREKQVQNWSHTKKEAMIDGDLEKLIPKAKKDFKK
- the galT gene encoding galactose-1-phosphate uridylyltransferase; this translates as MPVIRKNLITNDWVIFSPGRSKRPTDFHKTEKDNLDALRERPAYRDNCPFCRGNEKPEDSEIFRMPNRKMWQIRVLENKFASLDRNVRPEKRHIHLRKEMDGFGIHDVIIDNPRHNTNHALMGRDEMEALMRAYLRRYGEIQANDDVKHIVIFKNQGIAAGGSLEHPHSQIYGLPVMPFETQTRVNEVKKYHEFNDSCLMCDLLNEEMNDRIRIVAENEHFVALSPYAALSPYHIWIVPKDHNPSFSLIEEKNIPWLADMMKTVFYKFFYGLRNPDYNYVIQSLARSKREAEYFHWYVSIIPQVKRKGGIEYAGGLFVNPKMPEDAAEELRNIPDGQQFDFTTLEEDLTGG